The following DNA comes from Caulobacter mirabilis.
TCGAACGCTCGCGCGACGCGGTGCTGGAGGAGTTCCAGACCTCGAAGCCCAAGGACACCTGGCTGCGCCAGGGCGACGCCAGCTCGCAGGTCGTCATCCGCGCCCAGTCGCACGACGAGACCGACGGCACCGTGCGCCTGAAGAACGTCTCGATGTTCGTCTACCGGGTGAACAGCAGCGGAGGCCTGGAGTTCTCCCGCCGGATCGAAGCAGAGGAAGCCCGCCTGATGCCCGGCTACTGGCGCCTGCGCGGCGTGCGTGAAGCCGCCCCCGGCGCCGGCGCGGTCCGCTCCGAGACATTGTCGATCCCCTCGACCCTCGACGAACAGGCGGCGCTCGAACGCTTCACCACGCCCAACGCCATCGCCTTCTGGCGTCTGCCGGCGACGATCCGCGGGGCGGAATCGGCCGGTTTCTCGGCCCTGCCCTATCGGCTGCGGCTGCACCAGCTGCTGGCGACGCCGCTGCTGTTCGCGGCCATGTCGGTGCTGGCGGCGGCGTTCTCGCTGCGGCTGATGCGGCTGGGCGGCCTGGCGGCGCTGGCCGGATCCGGCGTGGCGCTGGGCTTCGTGTTCTTCTTCTTCAACCAGTTCAGCGGCGCGCTGGGCAAGGCGGAGATCATCCCCGCCTTCGCCGCCGCCTGGGCGCCGCCGCTTCTGGCGCTGTTATCGGGACTGACGCTGCTTTGCTATACGGAGGACGGCGGAATCGTGCGCAGGCGCGTCGCCGGGAGGATGAAAGCCTGATGAGTTACGCCAGCCGACGCTTTCCGGTCGGGTTCGGGCGCGCCGGTCTGCTGGCCGGCGCCGCCGTGCTGGCGCTCGCCGCGGCCTCGCCCGCGCTCGCCCAGAGCCAGCCCGCCGCGCCGCCCGCCGACGCCAACGACGACGGCCTGGGCGAGCAGGGCTTCTATCTCGAGGCCAACGAGCTCATCCGCGACGACGCCAATCAGGTGGTCTCCGCCGAGGGCGACATCGAAGTCCGCTATCGCGGCCGCACTCTGCGGGCGAACAAGCTGGTCTATGAGCTGAAGACCGGCGTGATCACCGCCAGCGAGAACGTCGTCATCATCGACCCCACCGGCGCGGTGTCGTTCGCCGACAAGATGGTTCTGGACGAGGAGATGCGCGCCGGCGTGGCGCTGGGCTTCTCGACCCGCCTGGAAGACAACACCAAGCTCGCCGCCGCCACCGCCATCCGGCGCAGCGAAGCGGTCAACGAGCTGAACCGGGCGATCTATACGCCCTGCGAGATCTGCGCCGAGAACAAGGACAAGGCCCCGACCTGGTCGATCCGCGCCGAGAAGGTGGTCCAGGATCGCGACAAGCGGGTCGTCTACTACCGCAACGCCGTGATCGAGATGTTCGGCGTGCCGGTCTTCTACGCCCCCGCCTTCTGGCACGCCGACCCGAGCGCCGAGCGCGCCTCGGGCCTGCTGGCGCCCAAGCTGCTGTACTCCGACCGGCGCGGCATCTCCTACGAGCAGCCCTACGCCTGGATCATCTCGCCGTCGCAAGACCTGGTGATCAGCCCGCAGATCAACACCAAGGTGAACCCGCTGCTGAACTTCCAGTGGCGCAAGCGGTTCTGGTCCGGCGAGATCAACGCCCGCTTCGGCTACACCTACGAACGGGACATCGACAGCAACGGCAGCCGCGTCGGCAAGCGCACCTCGCGCAGCTACCTGCTCGGAAGCGGCGACTTCAAGATCGACGAGAACTGGAGCTGGGGCTTCGCCGCCGAACGGACCTCGGACGACCTGCTGTTCGACAAGTACGACATCGGCGACGTCTACCAGCAACGCGGCCTGATCCCGACGGACGACAAGCGGCTGACCTCGCAGGTCTACGCCATCCGCCAGGACGCCCGGTCCTACTTCTCGATCTCCGCCCTGAGCATCCAGGGCCTGCGGCCCGACGACGACGACCGCACCTTCCCGCTGGTCGCCCCGCTGGTCGAGGCCCGCTGGGAGCCCGAGGGCCCGGTGTTCGGCGGCCGGCTGCGGCTGCAGGGCAGCGCCGTGGCCCTGACCCGCGATCAGTCGCAGTACGTGGCCAGCCAGCCCGGCGTCGACAGCCGCCGGGTCAGCGCCCAGGGCGACTGGCGGTCGACCTACACCTTCGCCGGCGGCCTGCGGCTCTCGCCCTTCGCCGAACTGCGGACCGACGTCTACAGCCTCAATGACCTGCCGCCGCCCTACGCCCCCGGCGGCGACACCATCACCCGCACGCTCGGCGTCGCCGGCGTCGACGTCAGCTACCCGCTGTGGCGGCGCGACGGCGACCGCACCATCGTGCTGGAGCCCCTGCTGCAGGTCGCCCTGTCGCCCGACAGCGATCCCGACTCGCGCATTCCGAACGAAGACAGCGTGGTGTTGGAGTTCGACGAGACCAACCTGATGCGGGCGAACAAGTTCCCAGGCTTCGACCTCTATGAGGGCGGCCAGCGGATCAATGTCGGCGGCCGGGCGTCGGTCATGTACGACGACGGCCGCGGCGCCACCCTGCTGGTCGGGCGCAGCTTCCGCTCGAAGAGGGATCTGCAGTTCCCCGCGCGGAGCGGCCTGCGCTCCTCTCAATCGGACTGGATCGTCGCCGCCGAGGCCCGGCCCATCAAGGGCGTCAGCTTCTTCACCCGCGCGCGCTTCGACGGGCAGGACGGCGACGTGCGGCGGATCGAAGCGGGCGTCGATGTCGTGACCAACCGCGTCGACGGCTTCATCCGCTATCTCCGGGACAACCAGGACATCACGGGCGTCCAGCGCGAAGACCTGGACTTCGCCGGCAACGTCCTCATCTCGGGCAACTGGGGCGTCACCTTCGCCGGCGTGCGCGACGTCGAGAACGACGTCTGGCGCCGCCAGGAACTGGGCGTGCGGTACCGCGACGACTGCCTCGACGTGGCGGTGGTATGGGTGCATGAGGAAACGTACAACCGCCAGCTGGGTCCGTCGGACTCGGTCATCCTGCGCCTAAAGCTCGCCACATTGGGCGATAAAGGCTACAGCCAGTGACGACCGGCCGAGCCGAAGGGATTCCGCCGTGTGCAGCAGTCAGGGGAACTACGAGATTGAACATGTCGGCGCGTAGTGTGACGGGCCTGGCCGCGGCGGCCGCGTCCGCCCTGACCTTTGGCTTGGCCCCCATCGCGTCGGCCCAGGCGCCGACGCTCGCCGCGCCGGCCGCGGCGCCGTCGCAGATCGAGCCGGCGCTGGCCGAAAGCGTGGCCGCCGTCGTCAACGACGACATCATCTCGACCTACGACCTAGTCCAGCGGATGCGTCTGCTGGCGATCACGTCGGGCATCCAGCCCGACCAGAACACCCTGCCCCAGCTTCAGCGCGAAGCGCTGCGCTCGCTGACCGAGGAGCGGCTCCAGATCCAGGAACTGCGCCGGGTCGAGAAGCAGAACAAGGTCTCGATCATCTCCGACGACAAGGAAGTCGACGAAGAGATCGAGCAGATGGCGCGCAACGCCAACAACATGAGCGGCGAACAGCTGCTGACCCAACTGCGCAACGCCGGCATCGGTCCCGAGACCCTGCGCCAGCAGATCCGCGCCGAGGTCAGCTGGCAGAACTACATCCGCGGTCGTTACGGCTCGCGCCTGCGTATCGGCCAGGACCAGATCAAGGCCATGCAGGCCCAGCTGACCGCCTCGGCCAGCAAGCCCCAGTACCAGATCAGCGAGGTCGTGATCGATCCGAACCGGGTCGGCGGAACGCAGAACGCGATGCAGGGCGCGGCCCAGCTGATCGCCCAGATGCAGCAGGGCGCGCCCTTCCCGGCCGTCGCCCGCCAGTTCTCGTCCTCGCCGACCGCCGCCAATGGCGGCGACGCCGGCTGGGTCAGCACCGGCGAGGTCCCGCCGGAGGTCCAGGCGGCGCTCGACCAGATGCGCCCGGGCACGCTCTCGGCGCCCATCGAGACCCAGGACGGGGTCTACATCGTCCTCCTGCGCGAGAAGCGCTCGGGCGCCAGCGTCCAGATGGTGACCCTGAAACAGGCCGCCATTCCGCTGGCCCAGGACGCCGCCCCGGCCCAGGTGGACGCCGCCCGCGCCACCCTGGAGACCCTGCGCCCGCAGGTGACCGGCTGCGCCGACATCGAGGCCAAGGCCGGCGCTGTGCCCGGCGTCATGGCCGGCGATCTCGGCGAGGCGGAAATCGCCGGCCTCAGCCCCGACTTCCAGGCCGCGGTGGCTTCGACCCAGGACGGCCAGCTCTCGCAGGCCATCCGGACCAGCGCCGGCCTGCACCTGATCATGGTCTGCGGCCGTCGCCAGAGCGGCGCCCAGATCCCCTCGGCGCAGCAGATCGAGAACCGCCTCTTCGGCCAGCAGCTGTCACTGATCAGCCGGCGTCTGCTGCGCGACCTGCGCAACGTCGCCACCGTCGAGACGCGGTGACGCCGAGGCCGCTCGCCCTCAGCCTGGGCGACCCCGCCGGGGTCGGTCCCGAGATCGTGACCAAGGCCTGGCGCGCCCTTCGAGGCGCGCCTTCGCCGTTCATGGTGGTGGGCGACGCCCTGGTGCTTCGGGCGGCGCCCGGCGGCGCGGCGCCGGTGCGGGTGGTGTCCGGGCCCGACGAGGCCGCCCGCGTCTTCGCCGAGGCCCTGCCCGTCCTCGATCTGCCCGCCGCCGGTCCCATCGTCGCCGGCCAGCCTTCGGCCGCCGCCGCGCCCGCCATCGTCCGCTGGATCGAGACCGCCGCCGGCCTGGCCCTGTCGGGCGCGGTCGGCGGAGTGGTCACCGCCCCGATCGCCAAGGCCCCGCTCTATGAGGCCGGCTTCCAGTTTCCCGGCCATACCGAGTTCCTGGCCGAGCTGACCGCCGCGGGGGGCCAGGACGGCGCGCGCGGGCCGGTGATGATGCTGACCGCGGCTGACCTGCGCGTGGCCCTGGCGACCATCCACGAGCCGCTGGCGCGCGTGTCGTCGCTGCTGACCATCGAGGGAATCGTCAACGCCGGGCTGGTGACGGCCCAGGCCCTGCGCCGGGACTTCGGGATCGCCGCCCCGCGGCTGGCGGTGGCCGGCCTCAATCCGCACGCCGGCGAGTCGGGCTCGATCGGCCGCGAGGAGGTCGAGATCGTCGAACCGGCCGTGCGCGCCCTGCGCGACCTGGGCGTGGAGGCCTTCGGCCCGAAGCCCGCCGACAGCCTGTTCCACGCCGAGGCGCGGACGACCTACGACGCCGTCCTCTGCCTGTACCACGACCAGGCGCTGATCCCGGTGAAGATGCTCGACTTCTGGGGCGGGGTGAATGTCACCCTGGGTCTGCCGATCGTCCGGACCTCGCCCGACCACGGCACCGGCTTCGACATCGCCGGCCGAGGGATCGCCCGCGAGGACAGCCTGATCGCCGCCATCCGGCTGGCCGGCGAGATCGCCGCGCGGCGGGGATAGGCGTATCTACGACGCGATGACCACTCTGGATTCCCTCCCCCCGCTCCGCGAGAGCCTCGCCGACCACGGCCTGCTGGCCAACAAGAGCTTCGGCCAGCACTTCCTGCTGGACCTCAACGTGACGCGGAAGATCGCCCGCCTGGCCGGCCCGCTGGAGGGCGAGACGGTGATCGAGGTCGGCCCCGGCCCCGGCGGCCTGACCCGCGCCCTGGTCGAGGCCGGCGCGCGAGTGATCGCGGTCGAGAAGGACAGCCGCTTCCTGCCGCTGCTGGGCGAGCTGGCGCAGGCCGCCGACGGCCGCCTGACGATCGTCGAGGGCGACGCCCTGAAGGTCGACGAGGCCCAGCTGGCCGGCGGTCCCGGCCACGTGGTCAGCAACCTGCCCTACAACGTCGGCACCCCGCTGCTGATCAAGTGGCTGACCGGCCCATGGAAGCCGAAGTCCATGACCCTGATGTTCCAAAAGGAGGTCGCCGACCGCATCGCGGCCCCGGCCGGCGCCGGCGCCTACGGCCGCCTCGGCGTGGTCTCCCAGGCCCTGGCCCGGGCCAAGGTGGTCATGGACCTGCCCGCCCGCGCCTTCACCCCGCCGCCCAAGGTCGCCTCGGCCGTGGTCCGGCTCGATCCGCTGGAGACGCCGCCCTCGGCGCCCGAGATCGCCGCCCTGGAGCGCGTCACCGCCGCCGCCTTCGGCCAGCGCCGCAAGATGCTGCGCTCCAGCCTCAGGTCCCTGGGCGGCGTGGCCCTGTGCGAGAAGGCCGGCATCGACCCCAACGCCCGCGCCGAGACCGTGCCCGTGGACGGCTTCCTGCGGCTGGCGCGGGCGCTCTGATCCTCGCTATCTTCGCGTGTGCAGGCGGATCGAATCGCTCGTCCGCCGACCGTGAGCGAATGTCATGAGCGCACTGCTTCTCCTTATGCTGTTCCAGTCCGCGCCCGCGACGACCGACGCAAACCCAAAGTGGATTCAGCACGCCGATGCTTCCGGGCGGACCATCTTCGCCGACTTCATCGGACTGCCCGGACAGGTCACCCTGCTCTGCGAGCTTCCGGTGTCCGGCCGTCTGGAGAACTGCACGGTCGCGAGCGCGACGCCGGAAGGGGTCGGGCATGAGGCGGTCGCGTTGGACGCCGCCAAGACGGCCCGGATGTCGCCGAAGATCGTCGGCGGCGAAGCCACGCCGACCACGGTCCGGTTCACGATGAACTTCCCCGAGGCCGCTCCCTTTCCCCCTTACAAGAGCCCGGAGCCGTCGGACGAAGCCCTGGCGCTCGCCCGCCCGATCGCCGCGCGGATCCTGGCCGGCCAGGGTTCCGGAAGGATCGTCGCCGACGTCGCGGCCGACCGGCAGGCGCTCGTCCAATCCTGGATCGACGAGCTGCTCCCTGTGGATTCCGAGGCCGATCTGCGTCGGGTGTCGCTACAGCTGGCGCGCACCATGACGACGGAGCAACTCACCAACATCGCGGCTGGAAAGCCACCCGGCGGAACGGTTCCCGACTTCGTGACGCTCAACGCGGCTCAGGATCCGGACCCGCGACGCACCGCCGCCGCCGATGAGCTTCGCCGGCGCTACTGCGCCCAATTCGACTGTCGTGATCCGTTCGAGAAGAAGGGACCCTAGCGCCCTACCCCTCGATCGGTTCGTCGAGCAGCTCTTCCACGAAGGGCTCGATCCAGAGGTTGCGCGAGGCCTTCAGGCGCTCGGCGTGGTAGATGTGGGCCAGCTCGGCGTAGGCGCGGTCGAAGTCGTCGTTCATGACCACATAGTCGAAGGTCTTCCACAGCGAGACCTCCTCCTTGGCCCGGGCGATTCGCTGGCGGATCACCTCCTCGCTGTCCTGCGAGCGGGCGTGCAGGCGGCGGCTCATCTCGGCCAGCGACGGCGGCAGGATGTAGACCAGAACGCAGTCGGCCGGGGCCTGGGCGTGGATCTTCATGGCGCCCTGATAGTCGATGTCGAACAGGGTGCTCTGGCCGCGGGCCAGGGCGTCCATGATCGGCGCTTTGGGGCTGCCGTAGCGGTTGCCGTAGACCTCGGCCCATTCCAGGAAGTCGTCCGCCTCGATGCGGCGGTCGAACTCGGCCCGGTCGACAAAGTGGTAGTCGCGGCCGTCGTGCTCGCCCGGACGCGGCGCGCGGGTGGTCGCCGAGATCGACAGGTGCAGATCCGAATGGTCGGCCACGAGGCGACGGGTCAGGGAGGTCTTGCCCACCCCCGACGGCGCCACCACCATCAGCATCAGGCCCCGGGTCGTACGGGCCTCGTCACTCGACATTCTGAACCTGCTCCCGGAACTGTTCGATCACCGCTTTGAGGTCGAGGCCGATGGCGGTCAAGGCCGACGTGGCCGATTTCGAACACAAGGTGTTGGCTTCGCGCATGAATTCCTGCGTCAGGAAGTCCAGGCGGCGGCCGGCCGCGCCCTCTCCCGCCATCAGGGTCCGGGCCGCGGCGACATGGCCGGCCAGGCGATCCAGCTCCTCGCGCACGTCGGCCTTCACGGCCATGGCGGCGGCTTCCTGGGCGATGCGCTCCTCGCCGACATGCTGGGCGAGCAGTTCGGCCATGCGGGCGGCGAAGCGCTCCTTGATGATCAGCGGATGGCCGGCGGCCTCCGACTCGGCGGCGGCGACCAGGGCCTCGATGCGGTCGATCAGGCCGGCCAGCACCGGGGTCAGGGCCGCGCCCTCGGCGAGGCGGGCGGCCTTCAGCCCATCCAGGGCCTGGCCGATGGTGGCGGCGATCGCCTGTTCCAGAGCCGCGCGGGCCTCGGCGTCATCCTCGGCCTCGGCGGCCTCGACCACGCCGCGCAGGCCGAGCAGGCCGTCAGCGGACGGCGGCAGGGCCTTGCCGGCCTCGACATAGGGCTGCATGGCCTCGAGATAGCGCTCCAGCTGGGCGATGTTGACCGTCGCCCCGCCCGCGCCCTCGGCGCGGCGCGCCTGGACGTTGACGTTGACCTGGCCGCGCTGGAAGCGCGCCTGCCCGCCCTCGCGGATCGGTTTTTCCAGGGCGTCGAAACCGGGCGGCGCGCGGAAGCGGACCTCCAGGTTGCGGCCGTTGACCGATCGGGCCTCGACGGCCCAGCTCCAGTCGCCGAGCGCGCCCTCGGCGCGCCCGAACCCGGTCATCCCAGAGAGCGGCATCTACTTGGTCTCCGGCGTCGCCGCGGCGGCTGCCTTCTCGCGGGCGCGCAGGCGTTCGACGTGCCTGGCGTGATCCTCGTAGGTCGCCGAGAAGGCGTGTCCGCCCGTGCCGTCGGCGACGAAGAACAGGTAGTCCGTCTGCGGCGGATCGAGCACCGCGGCCAGCGAAGCCCGTCCCGGATTGGCGATCGGCGTCGGCGGCAGGCCGTCGATGACATAGGTGTTGTAGGGAGTCTCGCCGGTCAGTTCCGACAGGCGGATGCCCCGGCCCAGGGGCCGGCCCTTGCTGATGCCGTAGATGATCGTCGGATCGCTCTCCAGCCGCATGCCCTTGCGCAGGCGGTTTACGAAGATCGAGGCGACCTGCGGCCGCTCGCTGGCGATCCCGGTCTCCTTCTCGACGATCGAGGCCAGGATGACCGCCTCTTCCGGCGTCTTCACCGGCAGGTTCGGCTGGCGCTGGGCCCACAGCTGGGCCAGCAGCTTGTCGCGCGCGTCCATCATGCGCTGGAGCACCGCGGCGCGGTCCTCGCCGCGCTGGAACTCGTAGGTCTCCGGCAGGATCGCGCCCTCGGGCGGGGTCGGGGCCACGCCGGTCAGGGCCGACTCCTTGGCCAGGATCTCGACGGCCATCTCGGAGGTGACGCCCTCGGGGATGGTGACCATCCGGCGGACGATGCGACCCTCGCGGATGTCGTCGAGGATCTTGGCCATCGAGGCCCTGGACGGGAACTCGTACTCGCCGGCCTTCAGCTCCCGCGCCGCGCCGGTGACCTGGGCGGCGGCGATGAAGATGGCGCCGGACCGGATCGCCCCGGCTCGCTCAAGCGAGGAGGCGATCTCGTTCAGGCCCGCGCCCTTGCGCAGGACGACGCTGGTGACCGCCGCCTTGTCCTTGGGCTGCGGACCCGGGCCGCTGTAGCTCCAGGCCGCCCAGATCGCGAACAGCACCACCGCCACGCTGATGGTGGCGAAGGCGCTCATCCCCGCGACGGCGATCCGCCGCGCGAACGGGACGTCCTTGGTATCAGCCGTTTTCCGACTCACGACGCCTTCTTGAAGATGACGCAGGCGTTGGTGCCCCCAAAGCCGAAGCTGTTCGACATCGCGACCTCGATGGCCATCGGTTTCGCCTTGTGCGGGACGAGGTCGATCGGCGTCTCGAATTCCGGATCGTCGAGGTTGATCGTCGGCGGGGCGA
Coding sequences within:
- a CDS encoding energy transducer TonB family protein, which translates into the protein MSALLLLMLFQSAPATTDANPKWIQHADASGRTIFADFIGLPGQVTLLCELPVSGRLENCTVASATPEGVGHEAVALDAAKTARMSPKIVGGEATPTTVRFTMNFPEAAPFPPYKSPEPSDEALALARPIAARILAGQGSGRIVADVAADRQALVQSWIDELLPVDSEADLRRVSLQLARTMTTEQLTNIAAGKPPGGTVPDFVTLNAAQDPDPRRTAAADELRRRYCAQFDCRDPFEKKGP
- the gmk gene encoding guanylate kinase encodes the protein MSSDEARTTRGLMLMVVAPSGVGKTSLTRRLVADHSDLHLSISATTRAPRPGEHDGRDYHFVDRAEFDRRIEADDFLEWAEVYGNRYGSPKAPIMDALARGQSTLFDIDYQGAMKIHAQAPADCVLVYILPPSLAEMSRRLHARSQDSEEVIRQRIARAKEEVSLWKTFDYVVMNDDFDRAYAELAHIYHAERLKASRNLWIEPFVEELLDEPIEG
- the mltG gene encoding endolytic transglycosylase MltG, with amino-acid sequence MSRKTADTKDVPFARRIAVAGMSAFATISVAVVLFAIWAAWSYSGPGPQPKDKAAVTSVVLRKGAGLNEIASSLERAGAIRSGAIFIAAAQVTGAARELKAGEYEFPSRASMAKILDDIREGRIVRRMVTIPEGVTSEMAVEILAKESALTGVAPTPPEGAILPETYEFQRGEDRAAVLQRMMDARDKLLAQLWAQRQPNLPVKTPEEAVILASIVEKETGIASERPQVASIFVNRLRKGMRLESDPTIIYGISKGRPLGRGIRLSELTGETPYNTYVIDGLPPTPIANPGRASLAAVLDPPQTDYLFFVADGTGGHAFSATYEDHARHVERLRAREKAAAAATPETK
- the rsmA gene encoding 16S rRNA (adenine(1518)-N(6)/adenine(1519)-N(6))-dimethyltransferase RsmA; translation: MTTLDSLPPLRESLADHGLLANKSFGQHFLLDLNVTRKIARLAGPLEGETVIEVGPGPGGLTRALVEAGARVIAVEKDSRFLPLLGELAQAADGRLTIVEGDALKVDEAQLAGGPGHVVSNLPYNVGTPLLIKWLTGPWKPKSMTLMFQKEVADRIAAPAGAGAYGRLGVVSQALARAKVVMDLPARAFTPPPKVASAVVRLDPLETPPSAPEIAALERVTAAAFGQRRKMLRSSLRSLGGVALCEKAGIDPNARAETVPVDGFLRLARAL
- a CDS encoding LPS-assembly protein LptD — protein: MSYASRRFPVGFGRAGLLAGAAVLALAAASPALAQSQPAAPPADANDDGLGEQGFYLEANELIRDDANQVVSAEGDIEVRYRGRTLRANKLVYELKTGVITASENVVIIDPTGAVSFADKMVLDEEMRAGVALGFSTRLEDNTKLAAATAIRRSEAVNELNRAIYTPCEICAENKDKAPTWSIRAEKVVQDRDKRVVYYRNAVIEMFGVPVFYAPAFWHADPSAERASGLLAPKLLYSDRRGISYEQPYAWIISPSQDLVISPQINTKVNPLLNFQWRKRFWSGEINARFGYTYERDIDSNGSRVGKRTSRSYLLGSGDFKIDENWSWGFAAERTSDDLLFDKYDIGDVYQQRGLIPTDDKRLTSQVYAIRQDARSYFSISALSIQGLRPDDDDRTFPLVAPLVEARWEPEGPVFGGRLRLQGSAVALTRDQSQYVASQPGVDSRRVSAQGDWRSTYTFAGGLRLSPFAELRTDVYSLNDLPPPYAPGGDTITRTLGVAGVDVSYPLWRRDGDRTIVLEPLLQVALSPDSDPDSRIPNEDSVVLEFDETNLMRANKFPGFDLYEGGQRINVGGRASVMYDDGRGATLLVGRSFRSKRDLQFPARSGLRSSQSDWIVAAEARPIKGVSFFTRARFDGQDGDVRRIEAGVDVVTNRVDGFIRYLRDNQDITGVQREDLDFAGNVLISGNWGVTFAGVRDVENDVWRRQELGVRYRDDCLDVAVVWVHEETYNRQLGPSDSVILRLKLATLGDKGYSQ
- a CDS encoding peptidylprolyl isomerase; the encoded protein is MSARSVTGLAAAAASALTFGLAPIASAQAPTLAAPAAAPSQIEPALAESVAAVVNDDIISTYDLVQRMRLLAITSGIQPDQNTLPQLQREALRSLTEERLQIQELRRVEKQNKVSIISDDKEVDEEIEQMARNANNMSGEQLLTQLRNAGIGPETLRQQIRAEVSWQNYIRGRYGSRLRIGQDQIKAMQAQLTASASKPQYQISEVVIDPNRVGGTQNAMQGAAQLIAQMQQGAPFPAVARQFSSSPTAANGGDAGWVSTGEVPPEVQAALDQMRPGTLSAPIETQDGVYIVLLREKRSGASVQMVTLKQAAIPLAQDAAPAQVDAARATLETLRPQVTGCADIEAKAGAVPGVMAGDLGEAEIAGLSPDFQAAVASTQDGQLSQAIRTSAGLHLIMVCGRRQSGAQIPSAQQIENRLFGQQLSLISRRLLRDLRNVATVETR
- the pdxA gene encoding 4-hydroxythreonine-4-phosphate dehydrogenase PdxA, which encodes MTPRPLALSLGDPAGVGPEIVTKAWRALRGAPSPFMVVGDALVLRAAPGGAAPVRVVSGPDEAARVFAEALPVLDLPAAGPIVAGQPSAAAAPAIVRWIETAAGLALSGAVGGVVTAPIAKAPLYEAGFQFPGHTEFLAELTAAGGQDGARGPVMMLTAADLRVALATIHEPLARVSSLLTIEGIVNAGLVTAQALRRDFGIAAPRLAVAGLNPHAGESGSIGREEVEIVEPAVRALRDLGVEAFGPKPADSLFHAEARTTYDAVLCLYHDQALIPVKMLDFWGGVNVTLGLPIVRTSPDHGTGFDIAGRGIAREDSLIAAIRLAGEIAARRG
- a CDS encoding YicC/YloC family endoribonuclease — protein: MPLSGMTGFGRAEGALGDWSWAVEARSVNGRNLEVRFRAPPGFDALEKPIREGGQARFQRGQVNVNVQARRAEGAGGATVNIAQLERYLEAMQPYVEAGKALPPSADGLLGLRGVVEAAEAEDDAEARAALEQAIAATIGQALDGLKAARLAEGAALTPVLAGLIDRIEALVAAAESEAAGHPLIIKERFAARMAELLAQHVGEERIAQEAAAMAVKADVREELDRLAGHVAAARTLMAGEGAAGRRLDFLTQEFMREANTLCSKSATSALTAIGLDLKAVIEQFREQVQNVE
- the lptG gene encoding LPS export ABC transporter permease LptG, yielding MSLGIGRLERYVLARTLTGVAGALAVIGAVILLIDFVEVSRTVGGRGDAGFPRLLWLTLLKAPSTILTLLPFAFLFGTLAAFVGLNRRSELIAMRAAGVSAWRFILPAAAAAFVVGATTVAALNPLAAVLGAQFERSRDAVLEEFQTSKPKDTWLRQGDASSQVVIRAQSHDETDGTVRLKNVSMFVYRVNSSGGLEFSRRIEAEEARLMPGYWRLRGVREAAPGAGAVRSETLSIPSTLDEQAALERFTTPNAIAFWRLPATIRGAESAGFSALPYRLRLHQLLATPLLFAAMSVLAAAFSLRLMRLGGLAALAGSGVALGFVFFFFNQFSGALGKAEIIPAFAAAWAPPLLALLSGLTLLCYTEDGGIVRRRVAGRMKA